The Gemmatimonadaceae bacterium genomic sequence CTCGGCGAGGCGCCTCGCCAGATTCTCCGTGATACTCACGCCGTTGGTGCCGACGACGACCCAGAGTCCGCGCTCCGACGCGCGCCGGACGATCTCGAGGATGTCGCGCCGTAAGAGCGGCTCACCGCCCGTCAGGATCGTGATGCATTCAGGCGCGAACGCGGCGATTTCGTCGATGACCCTGAAGCATTCCTCGGTGCCGAGCTCGCTTCGATCGGCGAAGTTCTCCGTGCCGACCAGAGGCGTGCCGCCGGCGTCGAGATAGCAGTGCTCGCAGGCGAGGTTGCAGCGGTAGGTGAGGTTCCACGAGACGACGTACGGCCGCGCGAACCCTTCGACTCGCATCACATGCCGAAGAAGTCTTTGGCCGCATCGAGGATCTTCTCGTCCACTTCGAGGGCCCCTCGGTCTCGCGCAAATTTTTCGATGCCGGTCTTCGCCATGGGGCGGACGAACTCCGGAATGTTCGCGAGCCTGGCTTCCGCAGCGGCGGTCCACCGGACGGGTGCCGGCTCGCCAGCCTTGTTGGGTTGCACCTCACCGTTTCCCGGAATCATCGCTGTGAAAGGGCAGCCGGCGCCGGACGTACTCGCCGCGGCATCGCCAGTCGCGGGACCGATCCGCACGCCGAGTGACTGGACGACCTGTGTTTCGTACGCGTTGGTGAGCATCGCCATCTCGTAGCCGCACTCAGGACACGAGTAGACGACTGACAGCGAGCCGCGCTCGGGCGGGCCGATGGTTTGCAACTTCATCGGGCTATCGCAGGGGACGCAAAGGAATTTCATGGCGGGGGTTCCTTGCCGAGCTTGTCTAGCCGTAGCTCACGCGACTGCGTGAGCGGAGGCTGAAGGCTGTCCAGAAGTTGCTGCGCAATTTGATCCAGGGCCTCGCCAACGGGTGTTTCGGGCAATTCCGCGAGAGGGATCCCCCGATCGCAGTGCCGTGCAAGCTCGGGATCGAATGGGACGGTCCCGAGGCAGGGGATTTCCAGGCCGGATGGCCTGCCCTGAGCCGCGTCGAAGGGCTCGGATGAGTCGAAGAGCGGCTTGATGGCGTTGCAGTCGCGGCAGTAGTAGCCGCTCATGTTCTCGACGTAACCGAGGACGCGATTGGGTCCCTTCGACAGCGCTGCCACCGAGCGCGCGACCACACCCCGTGACACCTCGGACGGGATCGTCACGAGCAGGAACGAGGTCCGCGGCCCGAGAAAATCGGCGTACTGGACGGTCCGCTCGGCTCCCGGCGGCAGATCGAACATCAGCAGATCGAGCGCTCCCCACTCGAAGGCCCCGAGGATCTCGCCGAGGAGAGCGAACTCCCTCGTGGCGCGCCACGTATGGGACTCTCCGTGCGCAGCGCTCTCGAACTCGAGCGCCTCCGACTCGGGGATCACCGAGCCCATCGAGAAGACTCCGATCCCGTTCCTGGTCCGCGGGAGCGCGACCTTGTGGCTGCCGGGCACTAACAGCGCCCCCTGGACACCTGCCATGCGCGCCTGTGAGGGACCGTTGAAGTCCGCGTCGAGAATCGCAATCCGAAGTCCCCTGGCGCGCAGAGCGCCCGCGAGATGCAGCGTCAAAGTGCTCTTGCCGACGCCTCCTTTGCCGGACCCCACGGCCACGAGATGGCGCACCCCGACGAGCCCGTCGGTGATGCGGGTGCGCTGTTCGGCAACCTGCTCGAGGATTCTGGACCCTCCGTCGCCGACGATGTCGTGGTAGCGCTTCACCTTGTTGGGTAGCTTACACCGTGGCGAGCCGTATCGAGTCTCGGCCTAGACGACTGAAAGTGGGCCGAAGGTCGCGTCAATCGCCAACCCGGAAACACTGGTTGGCAGGCAGTGCGAGCGACGGCATCTGGGAATCCTTCGATTCGGGAGCTTCGTGGACAACAAAGACCGACGGGTTTCCGTCGCTCGTCATTGGTGCTATCGCCTTTGCGCGGAGCAATCCAAGCGTCATCTATGCGGCCACTGGTGAAGGCAATTTCAGTCGTGACGCGTACGGTGGAGTGGGCCTCTACAAGACGACCGACGCCGGCGCGTCGTGGTCGGTGATCGGCGCGTCCAGTCTCGGGAACACAGGCATGGGCGAGATTCGCGTTCATCCCAACTAACCAAACATTCTGCTGACGATTACGATCCGAGCGGCGTCCGGACGATTCTCGGACGCTCTGCCGCTGTCGCTCTCGCCAACACTTGGTGTGTTGAAGTCCACGGATGGCGGAGCGAACTGGCTGCGCACGCTGGCGGGTGAAGCGACAGACGTCGAAGTGCATCCCGCGGATTTCAACAATCAACTCGCCGCGAACGGTGATTGATCGTTCTCCTGGCCGAGACCGCTTCGCAGAGCGACCCCGTCTGCCAGAAGTTAGACTGGTCGCTCGTTCTAGCCGATACTAGATGGGTCTTCAGCCAGTTAGCGCAACGCGGCAAAGCTACGCGGGCTGACGTGGTA encodes the following:
- a CDS encoding PCP reductase family protein, whose translation is MKLQTIGPPERGSLSVVYSCPECGYEMAMLTNAYETQVVQSLGVRIGPATGDAAASTSGAGCPFTAMIPGNGEVQPNKAGEPAPVRWTAAAEARLANIPEFVRPMAKTGIEKFARDRGALEVDEKILDAAKDFFGM
- a CDS encoding P-loop NTPase, with the translated sequence MKRYHDIVGDGGSRILEQVAEQRTRITDGLVGVRHLVAVGSGKGGVGKSTLTLHLAGALRARGLRIAILDADFNGPSQARMAGVQGALLVPGSHKVALPRTRNGIGVFSMGSVIPESEALEFESAAHGESHTWRATREFALLGEILGAFEWGALDLLMFDLPPGAERTVQYADFLGPRTSFLLVTIPSEVSRGVVARSVAALSKGPNRVLGYVENMSGYYCRDCNAIKPLFDSSEPFDAAQGRPSGLEIPCLGTVPFDPELARHCDRGIPLAELPETPVGEALDQIAQQLLDSLQPPLTQSRELRLDKLGKEPPP